One Bacteroidota bacterium genomic window carries:
- a CDS encoding PhoH family protein, whose protein sequence is MTEKVFSIESYSALDIYGVNDINLNLIKANFPKLKFIVRGEFIKVMGEQSEINNFEDKFSLLLLHFEKFGRLVENDILQILSGEEGESYAAGIDTSDILVHGRYGMLIKARTANQQKMVDSSEKNDLVIAFGPAGTGKTYTAVALAVRALKNREVKRIILTRPAVEAGENLGFLPGDLKDKLDPYLQPLYDALRDMLPTPKLLAYMEDGTIEIAPLAFMRGRTLDNVFAILDEAQNATKPQMKMFLTRMGKSAKFIVTGDITQIDLPGNQPSGLVHATKILANIKGIAIVVLDESDIIRHKLVSRILKAYHSENQ, encoded by the coding sequence ATGACTGAAAAAGTTTTTAGTATCGAATCTTACAGTGCCCTTGATATCTATGGAGTGAATGATATAAATCTGAACCTGATAAAAGCGAACTTCCCTAAACTTAAGTTCATTGTCAGGGGTGAGTTTATCAAAGTCATGGGTGAGCAGAGCGAGATTAATAATTTTGAAGATAAGTTTTCACTTTTGCTTCTTCATTTCGAAAAGTTCGGCAGGCTGGTTGAAAATGATATACTCCAGATTCTCAGTGGGGAAGAGGGAGAGTCCTATGCCGCAGGCATAGATACCAGCGATATTCTCGTTCATGGGCGATATGGCATGCTGATAAAAGCCCGCACAGCAAACCAGCAAAAGATGGTAGATAGCAGTGAAAAGAATGATCTGGTTATTGCCTTCGGCCCTGCCGGCACCGGCAAAACATATACGGCTGTGGCGCTGGCTGTGAGGGCATTGAAGAACAGGGAAGTGAAGCGCATCATTCTCACCCGTCCTGCTGTCGAAGCCGGCGAGAACCTGGGATTCCTCCCCGGCGACCTGAAAGATAAACTCGATCCCTACCTGCAGCCTTTGTATGATGCTCTCAGGGATATGCTGCCCACCCCGAAACTCCTGGCGTATATGGAAGATGGAACTATCGAGATAGCCCCGCTGGCCTTCATGCGCGGTCGTACACTCGACAATGTTTTTGCCATCCTCGACGAAGCACAGAATGCCACTAAACCCCAGATGAAGATGTTCCTAACGCGCATGGGTAAGTCAGCCAAATTTATCGTCACCGGCGATATCACTCAAATTGACCTGCCCGGCAATCAGCCCTCAGGATTGGTGCATGCCACCAAAATTCTGGCCAATATAAAAGGTATTGCCATCGTCGTGCTTGATGAATCCGATATCATACGCCATAAGTTGGTGTCGCGCATACTTAAAGCCTATCATTCCGAAAATCAATAA
- a CDS encoding phosphoribosylaminoimidazolesuccinocarboxamide synthase, producing the protein MRNALIKTNFSLPDKINLYTGKVRDVYNINDQYLLMVVTDRISAFDVVLPRGIPYKGQVLNQITTKFLDATEDILPNWKIAIPDPMVTFGRICQPFKVEMVVRGYLAGHAWREYKSGKRSLCGVALPEGMKENEKFPEPIITPTTKAIIGHDEDVSREEIIRSGLVPEEEYAQLEKYTLALFRRGAEMADKMGLILVDTKYEFGKAGNRIYLIDEIHTPDSSRYFYKEGYEDRLRAGEPQKQLSKEFVREWLMDHGFQGREGQQIPEMDDRFVNQVSERYIELYESITGEKFVRSDVTDVFKRVEDNVIRFLKAYNR; encoded by the coding sequence ATGAGAAATGCATTGATAAAAACAAATTTTTCTTTGCCTGATAAGATAAATCTTTATACTGGTAAGGTAAGGGATGTGTACAATATTAATGATCAATACCTGTTGATGGTCGTTACCGACCGTATATCGGCGTTTGATGTAGTCCTTCCGCGGGGAATCCCATATAAAGGACAGGTGCTCAATCAGATCACAACAAAATTCCTCGATGCCACCGAGGACATCCTCCCCAACTGGAAAATAGCCATTCCCGACCCCATGGTTACCTTCGGCAGGATTTGCCAGCCTTTTAAAGTGGAGATGGTCGTACGTGGCTATCTGGCCGGCCATGCCTGGCGGGAATATAAAAGCGGAAAACGCAGCCTTTGCGGTGTTGCCCTCCCTGAAGGCATGAAAGAAAATGAAAAGTTTCCGGAACCAATCATTACTCCCACCACCAAAGCCATAATTGGCCATGATGAGGATGTATCACGTGAAGAGATCATCCGGAGTGGGCTGGTGCCGGAAGAAGAGTACGCACAACTTGAAAAATATACACTGGCACTCTTCCGCAGGGGTGCTGAAATGGCCGATAAAATGGGTTTGATACTGGTCGATACAAAATATGAGTTCGGCAAGGCCGGCAACAGGATTTACCTTATCGATGAAATACATACACCCGACTCATCGCGCTATTTTTACAAGGAAGGCTATGAAGACCGGCTGCGTGCAGGTGAACCTCAGAAACAGCTTTCAAAGGAATTTGTCCGTGAATGGCTCATGGACCACGGCTTCCAGGGCAGGGAAGGACAACAGATACCAGAAATGGATGACCGTTTTGTGAACCAGGTCTCTGAAAGGTATATTGAATTATATGAGAGTATAACCGGTGAAAAATTTGTCAGATCTGATGTCACTGATGTTTTTAAAAGAGTGGAAGATAATGTAATCCGCTTTCTGAAAGCTTACAACAGATAA
- a CDS encoding DegT/DnrJ/EryC1/StrS aminotransferase family protein → MIPFSPPRIDQKIINAVVDTLRSGWITTGPKVKLFEQKLTQYGGHKATLCVNSCTAGLELMLRWFGVKEGDEVIVPVYTFAATANVVIHCGAKPVLVDCGEDFNITVENIENAITTRTKVIMPVDLAGFPCDYDKINALVRSDKVRRKFNPGNDIQTKLGRILILSDAAHSVGAVYKGKRTGALTDVSVYSFHAVKNLTTAEGGAICLNLGEEFDHPNLYKELAIKSLHGQTKDALAKFGTANWRYDIIEPGYKCNLTDIQAAIGLIELERYDKDMLVRRKEIFDFYSRMFSTCKWAQLPLYETDSRTSSFHVYLLRIKGVNEQQRDQIIIRIFDNGVAVNVHFIPLAMMSYYKSAGYTITDYPVAFDNYSRVISLPVYYDLSDEQLDIVVRAVRKSVEQVIKK, encoded by the coding sequence ATGATCCCATTTTCGCCACCACGCATTGATCAGAAAATCATCAACGCCGTCGTTGATACTCTTCGCTCCGGATGGATAACAACAGGGCCCAAGGTTAAGCTCTTCGAACAGAAATTGACACAATATGGCGGGCATAAAGCCACCCTGTGTGTCAACTCCTGTACAGCCGGACTGGAACTTATGTTGCGCTGGTTTGGCGTGAAGGAAGGCGATGAGGTCATCGTTCCTGTTTACACCTTTGCCGCTACAGCCAATGTCGTCATCCATTGTGGTGCTAAACCTGTATTGGTCGATTGCGGCGAAGATTTCAATATCACTGTTGAAAATATTGAAAATGCCATCACCACGCGGACAAAGGTCATTATGCCTGTCGATCTGGCCGGATTCCCGTGCGATTACGATAAGATCAATGCCTTGGTCAGAAGTGACAAAGTCAGGAGAAAGTTTAATCCCGGTAATGATATTCAGACAAAACTCGGCAGGATACTGATCCTGTCCGATGCTGCACACAGTGTAGGCGCCGTTTACAAGGGCAAGCGGACAGGCGCTCTCACCGATGTGAGCGTGTACTCGTTCCATGCTGTTAAAAACCTTACCACAGCCGAAGGCGGTGCCATTTGCCTTAACCTGGGTGAAGAATTTGATCATCCAAATCTGTACAAAGAGCTGGCAATTAAATCGTTGCATGGCCAAACCAAAGATGCCCTGGCGAAATTCGGCACAGCCAACTGGCGGTACGATATCATAGAACCTGGTTATAAATGCAATCTTACCGATATTCAGGCAGCTATCGGACTGATTGAACTGGAACGATATGATAAAGACATGCTGGTGAGACGCAAGGAAATATTTGATTTTTATTCCCGTATGTTCTCCACCTGCAAATGGGCCCAGCTACCCCTCTATGAAACAGATAGCAGGACATCTTCCTTCCACGTTTACCTGCTGAGGATCAAGGGTGTGAATGAGCAGCAAAGAGACCAGATCATCATCAGGATTTTTGATAACGGGGTAGCTGTCAATGTCCATTTCATCCCGCTGGCCATGATGAGCTATTATAAATCGGCCGGATACACTATCACAGATTACCCTGTCGCCTTCGACAACTACTCCAGGGTAATCAGCCTGCCTGTCTATTATGACCTCTCAGATGAACAACTGGATATTGTGGTGCGGGCAGTCAGGAAATCTGTAGAACAGGTAATAAAAAAATAA
- a CDS encoding sugar transferase, whose amino-acid sequence MKRIFDLVLAVLFIIILSPLMVLISLYIILDSPGGVIFRQSRVGKNNRDFTILKFRTMFTDFSEKGLLTIGSGDARITRAGRTLRKYKLDEIPQLFNILSGNMSFVGPRPEVRKYVELYDEEQKKILSVRPGLTDYASLQFIRESDILGNSPDPEETYIHYLMPEKLKLNLLYIQSQSILTDLKIILKTVWQISPLFKDRVK is encoded by the coding sequence ATGAAAAGAATTTTTGACCTTGTTCTGGCTGTTCTGTTCATCATTATATTATCACCCCTGATGGTTCTGATTTCCCTTTATATTATTCTGGATTCCCCGGGAGGTGTCATCTTCCGGCAAAGCCGTGTCGGAAAGAATAACAGAGACTTTACTATTTTAAAATTCCGGACTATGTTCACGGATTTCTCTGAAAAAGGATTGCTCACTATAGGTTCCGGCGATGCCCGTATTACTCGTGCCGGCAGAACGCTCCGGAAGTATAAACTCGACGAGATTCCACAGCTTTTTAATATCCTTTCGGGAAATATGAGCTTCGTAGGTCCTCGGCCTGAAGTGCGCAAATATGTTGAATTATATGATGAAGAACAGAAGAAAATCCTCTCTGTCCGGCCTGGTCTCACCGATTATGCATCACTTCAGTTCATCAGGGAAAGTGATATCCTTGGAAATTCCCCTGATCCTGAAGAGACCTATATACATTATCTTATGCCGGAAAAACTGAAACTCAACCTTCTTTACATACAAAGCCAAAGTATCCTGACTGATCTGAAAATCATTCTTAAGACAGTGTGGCAGATTAGCCCATTGTTTAAGGATAGAGTTAAATAA
- a CDS encoding transglutaminase-like domain-containing protein: MQDYSEYKELHALISLLDDPDNHIYEKIQEKIYTYGVDAIPVLESAWENAFDNVIQERIEVILHKLQFDSLYAGLKDWANKGHQDLLKGFLLITRHQYPDLDEDKIRRQLQHIKQDIWLEINNDLTSLEKVKVINNILFDIHKFSGNKSNISAPQNSHINTVLETKKGNPLSLGMIYIIIAHKLDLPVYGVNLPQHFILAYLNEIMEGSEQIVNEKDILFYINPFNKGAIFTRREIDQYIRQLKVKPEKSYYYPCNNRTILQRLISNLLYSYESLGYADKVRELKILGKILK, from the coding sequence ATGCAAGATTATTCTGAATATAAAGAACTTCATGCGCTGATCAGTCTTCTGGATGATCCGGATAATCACATCTATGAGAAGATACAGGAGAAAATTTACACCTATGGTGTTGATGCTATTCCGGTTCTGGAATCAGCGTGGGAAAATGCATTTGATAATGTCATCCAGGAGCGGATAGAAGTGATCCTTCACAAGCTGCAGTTCGATAGTTTATATGCCGGTTTAAAAGACTGGGCCAATAAAGGGCATCAGGACCTGCTGAAAGGCTTCCTGCTGATAACCCGACACCAGTATCCTGATCTGGATGAAGATAAAATCAGGAGGCAACTGCAACATATCAAACAGGATATATGGCTAGAAATAAACAATGACCTCACCTCGCTGGAGAAAGTGAAAGTCATCAACAACATATTATTCGATATTCATAAATTCAGCGGGAATAAGAGCAACATCAGTGCGCCGCAGAATTCCCATATCAACACGGTACTGGAGACAAAAAAAGGTAATCCTCTCTCTCTGGGCATGATTTATATCATCATTGCCCATAAACTTGACCTGCCGGTATATGGTGTTAACCTGCCACAACATTTCATACTGGCCTATCTGAATGAAATCATGGAAGGCAGTGAACAAATCGTAAATGAAAAGGATATTCTTTTTTACATTAATCCATTTAATAAAGGGGCTATCTTCACCAGAAGGGAGATTGATCAATATATCAGGCAGCTAAAGGTGAAACCTGAGAAATCCTATTATTATCCCTGTAATAACCGCACTATCCTGCAAAGGCTGATCAGCAACCTCCTCTACTCCTATGAATCGCTGGGTTATGCCGATAAGGTCCGCGAGCTTAAAATACTGGGAAAAATTTTGAAATGA
- a CDS encoding nucleoside phosphorylase encodes MEKFSDSELIINSDGSIYHLRLKPEQLAHTIIVTGDPQRVPDISKYFDSIEWEIQNREIISHTGYLNTRRVTVLSTGMGADNIDIVVNELDALVNIDLKTRRRKEQHTALNIIRLGTSGAIQPDIPLNGFIVAEYALGLDGVMNFYADNKHIVEKELSEAFIRHTRWPEFLSRPYAVKASQKLIQQLGDHFIRGITITAPGFYGPQGRSLRLKLAYPELNEKIVTFRYQDLKITNFEMESSALYGLCGLLGHHALTICIAVANRATGQFDPDYKTKIDKLIQVLLERLRNKL; translated from the coding sequence ATGGAAAAATTTTCCGATTCTGAACTGATCATAAATTCTGACGGCAGCATATACCATTTACGATTAAAGCCGGAGCAACTGGCGCATACTATCATCGTCACCGGTGACCCGCAGCGGGTCCCTGACATATCAAAATACTTCGACAGCATAGAGTGGGAAATCCAGAACCGTGAGATCATTTCACACACAGGATACCTGAATACCCGCCGGGTTACTGTGCTTTCAACCGGTATGGGTGCGGATAACATCGATATTGTAGTTAATGAGCTGGATGCCCTGGTCAATATCGACCTGAAGACCCGAAGACGGAAAGAACAACATACGGCACTGAACATCATCCGACTGGGGACGTCAGGAGCCATACAGCCGGATATTCCGTTAAACGGGTTTATTGTCGCTGAATATGCATTGGGACTTGACGGCGTCATGAATTTTTATGCGGATAATAAACATATCGTTGAAAAGGAATTATCGGAGGCATTCATTCGTCATACACGATGGCCGGAATTCTTGTCACGGCCCTATGCTGTAAAGGCTTCACAGAAGCTCATTCAGCAGCTTGGCGATCATTTCATCCGGGGCATAACCATAACCGCTCCGGGCTTTTATGGGCCCCAGGGCAGGTCATTACGCCTGAAACTGGCATATCCTGAACTGAATGAAAAAATCGTAACCTTCCGGTATCAGGATTTAAAGATCACCAACTTTGAGATGGAAAGCTCTGCCCTATATGGTTTATGCGGACTTCTGGGCCATCATGCCCTGACCATCTGTATAGCCGTTGCTAACAGGGCTACGGGACAATTTGATCCGGACTACAAAACTAAAATTGATAAACTGATACAGGTACTTCTGGAGAGACTTAGGAATAAGTTGTGA
- a CDS encoding competence/damage-inducible protein A gives MDSSIIKAEIITIGDELLIGQVVDTNSAWMASELNNIGVEVVQITSISDEKESIIKTLADATTRADIVLMTGGLGPTKDDITKAALCDYFHTTLRFDPVALENVTRLFCSRGMEVTERNRKQAEVPANCTPVKNDIGTAPGMWFEDKGRIIVSMPGVPFEMKHMMSHYILPKVIQLQHDGIIIHKTIITQGIGESALCDMLTGWEETLPRHIHLAYLPQPGVIRLRLTAKGSNRERLSRDITEQVEKLKTIIPDYIFGYDDDTLEKIIGRILKEKKLTLSTAESCTGGYIAHLITSVPGSSDYYTGSVIAYSNVIKKKILGVSQKLLVRHGAVSEEVVTSMAVGVKKKFHTDFAIATSGIAGPDGGTPDKPVGTVWIAVATPDRVIAQRFRFGQHRESNIKRTAAAGLNLLRSLIRF, from the coding sequence ATGGACAGTTCTATAATAAAGGCGGAAATCATTACCATCGGTGACGAGCTTCTTATAGGCCAGGTCGTCGACACAAACTCCGCATGGATGGCTTCTGAATTGAATAATATCGGCGTCGAGGTCGTTCAGATCACCAGCATATCCGATGAAAAAGAGTCAATTATCAAAACGCTGGCCGATGCCACAACCAGAGCCGACATTGTACTAATGACAGGTGGACTTGGGCCTACCAAAGATGATATTACAAAAGCCGCATTATGTGATTACTTCCATACGACCCTGCGGTTTGATCCTGTCGCCCTTGAAAATGTGACGCGTCTCTTCTGCAGCAGGGGAATGGAAGTCACCGAACGCAACCGCAAACAAGCGGAAGTGCCGGCAAACTGCACTCCTGTGAAAAATGACATTGGCACCGCCCCCGGCATGTGGTTTGAAGACAAGGGAAGAATCATCGTTTCGATGCCCGGCGTTCCTTTTGAAATGAAACACATGATGAGCCATTATATTTTACCGAAAGTGATACAATTGCAGCATGATGGTATTATCATCCATAAGACCATAATAACACAAGGAATAGGCGAATCGGCTTTGTGCGACATGCTCACCGGATGGGAAGAAACCTTACCCCGGCATATTCACTTGGCTTATCTTCCGCAACCCGGAGTGATCCGCTTACGCCTCACAGCCAAAGGATCGAACAGGGAACGCCTGTCCCGTGATATTACAGAACAGGTTGAAAAGCTAAAAACAATCATTCCCGATTACATCTTTGGTTATGACGATGATACGCTGGAAAAAATTATCGGCAGGATTTTAAAGGAAAAAAAACTGACGTTATCTACTGCTGAAAGCTGCACCGGTGGATATATTGCTCACCTGATCACCTCTGTTCCGGGAAGTTCGGATTATTACACCGGTTCTGTCATAGCTTACTCAAATGTAATAAAGAAAAAAATTCTCGGCGTCAGCCAAAAGTTGTTGGTCAGGCATGGCGCTGTCAGCGAGGAGGTTGTCACTTCAATGGCTGTGGGAGTGAAAAAGAAATTTCATACCGATTTTGCGATTGCTACCTCCGGTATTGCCGGGCCTGACGGCGGCACACCTGACAAACCGGTCGGCACAGTGTGGATCGCTGTCGCCACACCCGACAGGGTAATAGCACAGAGATTCCGCTTTGGTCAACACCGTGAAAGCAATATAAAAAGAACTGCTGCCGCAGGATTGAATCTCCTCCGGAGTTTAATTAGATTTTAA
- the rpmB gene encoding 50S ribosomal protein L28, protein MARICEITGKKAMVGNNVSHSNIKTKRKFHPNLQTKKFYVPEEDKWITLRVSAAGIRNINRKGIYACLKKAREKGYLQK, encoded by the coding sequence ATGGCACGTATTTGTGAAATAACAGGCAAGAAAGCGATGGTTGGGAATAACGTCTCCCACTCAAATATCAAAACAAAGAGAAAATTCCACCCCAACCTCCAGACGAAGAAGTTTTATGTTCCTGAGGAAGATAAATGGATCACCTTGCGGGTATCAGCCGCCGGTATCAGAAATATCAACCGGAAAGGCATCTATGCCTGTCTTAAGAAAGCCAGGGAAAAAGGATATCTCCAGAAGTAA